A genomic region of Trichothermofontia sichuanensis B231 contains the following coding sequences:
- the aroH gene encoding chorismate mutase, which translates to MQWSVRAIRGATTVSENTVAAIREAVTELLDEVEARNQISPTQYISVTFSVTRDLTAIFPAAIARERSPLWEDIALLDVQQMHVEGSLSRCIRVLIHATLPDPDRPVYHPYLRQAQHLRPDRTHLAPERLSSSSVMPRH; encoded by the coding sequence GTGCAGTGGAGCGTGCGTGCGATTCGGGGGGCAACGACGGTATCTGAAAACACGGTTGCTGCAATCCGAGAAGCGGTAACCGAATTACTGGATGAGGTGGAGGCTCGAAACCAGATTAGCCCGACCCAATATATTAGTGTTACCTTTTCGGTCACGCGGGATCTGACCGCGATCTTCCCGGCGGCGATCGCCCGTGAGCGTTCCCCCCTCTGGGAGGATATTGCACTCCTGGATGTCCAACAAATGCATGTTGAGGGCAGCCTGAGCCGGTGTATTCGGGTTCTGATCCACGCCACGCTCCCCGACCCCGATCGCCCGGTCTATCATCCCTACCTGCGTCAGGCCCAACATCTGCGTCCTGATCGCACCCATCTGGCTCCCGAACGGCTATCCTCCTCGTCTGTTATGCCCAGACACTGA
- a CDS encoding AI-2E family transporter: MNRVFTPLQQFLITWLLILAVGWATIGAIRYIGELVSILVTAGLIAFLLNYAVARLQVLLPRPIAAVLVYLLAGMGVVLIGLTIVPPVVHQAKQFISNVPTLLDSGREQFLAFQDWSQLHNLPFDFQFLGSQFLSQLQVQSQAIAGKSLGLVLGTFGWVIDLVLILVISFYMLLDGERIWKGFTQFLSPQVRDVLTISLERNLQKFVSGQLLLGLFMAIVLTIAFWLLKVPFFLLFSVFIGLMEVIPFIGATLGIATVCLVVVFIDGWLALQVLTVAVVVQQVKDNLIAPRILGNLTGLSPVIILASLLLGARVGELLGVILAIPLTGVLKSIVEIALDPALPPQTGSFFCNPVVATAAEMEMSLDSAQPRPPSAPELMAE, encoded by the coding sequence ATGAATCGGGTATTCACTCCCCTCCAACAATTCTTGATCACTTGGTTGCTGATCCTGGCAGTCGGCTGGGCCACGATCGGGGCCATTCGCTATATTGGCGAACTGGTCAGTATTCTGGTGACGGCAGGTCTGATTGCCTTTCTGCTCAACTACGCTGTTGCCCGTTTACAAGTGCTGTTGCCCCGCCCGATCGCGGCGGTCCTGGTCTACCTCTTGGCTGGTATGGGGGTTGTTTTGATTGGCTTGACGATCGTTCCGCCGGTCGTGCATCAGGCGAAACAGTTTATCAGCAATGTCCCCACTCTCCTCGACTCTGGCCGGGAGCAATTCTTGGCCTTTCAGGACTGGAGTCAGCTCCATAACTTACCCTTTGATTTTCAATTTCTGGGGTCGCAATTCCTGAGCCAATTACAAGTGCAATCGCAAGCGATCGCGGGGAAAAGCCTAGGATTAGTTTTAGGCACCTTTGGTTGGGTGATTGACCTAGTGCTGATTCTAGTGATTTCCTTCTATATGTTGCTCGATGGCGAACGCATCTGGAAGGGATTCACCCAGTTTTTATCGCCGCAGGTGCGGGATGTATTAACCATTTCCCTGGAACGCAATCTGCAAAAGTTTGTCTCTGGTCAATTGCTGCTGGGTCTGTTTATGGCGATCGTGCTGACGATCGCCTTTTGGCTCCTCAAAGTCCCCTTTTTCCTCCTCTTCTCAGTGTTTATTGGTTTAATGGAGGTCATCCCCTTTATTGGCGCAACGCTGGGGATTGCTACCGTTTGCCTGGTGGTCGTTTTTATCGACGGCTGGTTAGCGCTTCAGGTCCTCACGGTTGCGGTCGTCGTCCAGCAGGTGAAGGATAATCTGATCGCCCCCCGGATTCTGGGTAACCTCACTGGCCTCAGCCCGGTCATTATTCTGGCTTCGTTGCTGTTAGGAGCACGGGTTGGGGAACTCCTGGGCGTGATTTTGGCGATTCCGCTCACGGGGGTGCTAAAAAGTATTGTCGAGATTGCCCTTGATCCGGCTCTACCGCCCCAAACGGGTTCGTTTTTCTGTAATCCTGTGGTGGCCACAGCAGCTGAGATGGAGATGTCTCTTGACTCGGCGCAGCCGAGGCCCCCATCTGCTCCAGAGCTAATGGCTGAATAA
- a CDS encoding DMT family transporter: MYIKLTEARLPFARLLLIAPFFLWGTAMVAMKGAIAHTTPFFMTGIRLVPAGVLVLLAAALMGRPQPRGWRAWSWIALFALVDAALFQGFLGQGLVRTGAGLGSVMIDSQPLAVALMASWLFGEHIGGFGWLGLGFGVVGISLLGIPASGLAAARDWLLGQTTLTTEALHLGTLLGNLFQHGQWLMLMAALSMAVGTILIRFVSRHADPIVATGWHMILGGIPLFVLSGWTETQQWTALTLADWSALAYATLFGSAIAYGLFFYLAASGNLTSLSALTFLTPVFALLFGNLVLQEVLMPLQWVGVGLTLISIYLINQREVLHTWLQRQWSAHFASGGAARVPAVPGEAVPTTEPVTPSPSESYAVSLPASEHQP; the protein is encoded by the coding sequence ATGTATATCAAGCTCACGGAAGCCCGTTTACCCTTTGCCCGGCTGCTGTTAATCGCCCCCTTTTTCCTCTGGGGAACGGCGATGGTGGCGATGAAGGGCGCGATCGCCCACACGACTCCGTTTTTTATGACCGGCATTCGGCTCGTGCCCGCTGGGGTTCTGGTGCTCCTGGCGGCGGCCCTAATGGGTCGGCCCCAACCCAGGGGGTGGCGAGCCTGGAGCTGGATTGCCCTGTTTGCCCTGGTGGATGCGGCCCTGTTCCAGGGGTTTCTAGGTCAGGGCCTGGTGCGGACGGGGGCCGGGTTAGGGTCCGTGATGATTGATTCGCAACCCCTGGCGGTGGCTTTGATGGCCAGTTGGCTGTTTGGAGAACACATAGGTGGCTTTGGCTGGCTGGGGCTAGGGTTTGGGGTCGTTGGCATTAGCCTGTTAGGCATTCCCGCCTCCGGGTTGGCCGCCGCCCGGGATTGGCTGTTAGGGCAGACAACGCTGACCACCGAGGCACTCCATCTAGGAACACTTCTGGGCAATCTCTTTCAGCATGGCCAATGGTTAATGCTGATGGCAGCGCTGTCGATGGCAGTGGGGACGATTTTGATTCGCTTTGTCAGTCGCCATGCTGATCCGATCGTAGCTACTGGTTGGCACATGATCCTGGGCGGGATTCCCCTCTTTGTCCTGTCGGGTTGGACCGAAACCCAGCAGTGGACGGCGCTGACCCTGGCCGATTGGTCGGCGCTGGCCTACGCTACTCTCTTCGGCAGCGCGATCGCCTACGGCCTATTTTTCTACCTGGCTGCCAGTGGCAATCTCACGAGTCTGAGCGCCTTGACCTTTTTAACCCCGGTCTTCGCGCTCCTGTTTGGTAACCTGGTGCTCCAGGAAGTGCTGATGCCGCTGCAATGGGTGGGAGTGGGCCTAACCTTGATCAGCATTTATTTGATTAACCAGCGTGAGGTTCTGCACACCTGGCTCCAGCGCCAGTGGTCGGCGCACTTCGCCAGCGGCGGGGCGGCGCGAGTTCCCGCTGTGCCGGGTGAAGCGGTACCGACGACGGAGCCAGTTACCCCCTCCCCCTCCGAAAGCTACGCTGTTTCCCTGCCCGCCTCTGAACATCAACCCTGA
- the sppA gene encoding signal peptide peptidase SppA, with amino-acid sequence MVWPFTPRFCKQVARVEITGIINGATRTRVLKALKTVEERKFPALLLRIDSPGGTVGDSQEIYEALKRLRQKIKVIASFGNISASGGVYVGMGASQIMANPGTITGSIGVILRGNNLERLLDKIGISFKVIKSGPYKDILAFDRELTEPEQSILQEMIDVSYQQFVQTVAEARNLTIEAVRSFADGRIFTGQQALALGVIDRLGTEEDARRWAAELAGLDPEKTPVFTIEDRKPPLSRLVFNRSRTLAGMEAGMQWLEFELASSGLPLWLYRP; translated from the coding sequence ATGGTTTGGCCCTTTACGCCTCGTTTTTGTAAGCAAGTGGCCCGTGTGGAAATCACGGGGATTATCAATGGTGCCACCCGCACACGGGTCTTGAAGGCGCTGAAAACAGTGGAAGAGCGGAAATTCCCGGCACTGTTGCTGCGGATTGACAGCCCTGGTGGGACCGTGGGTGACTCCCAGGAAATCTACGAAGCGTTGAAGCGGTTACGGCAGAAGATCAAAGTGATCGCTAGTTTTGGCAATATTTCTGCCTCTGGAGGGGTGTATGTCGGCATGGGGGCCAGCCAGATTATGGCGAATCCTGGGACCATTACGGGCAGTATTGGGGTGATTCTGCGCGGGAATAACCTGGAGCGTCTCCTGGACAAGATCGGTATCTCCTTTAAGGTCATCAAGTCGGGTCCCTATAAGGATATCCTGGCCTTCGATCGCGAACTGACAGAGCCGGAGCAGTCGATTTTGCAGGAAATGATCGACGTGAGCTATCAGCAGTTTGTGCAGACGGTGGCTGAAGCCCGCAACTTGACGATCGAGGCGGTGCGCAGTTTTGCCGATGGACGCATTTTTACTGGTCAACAAGCCTTGGCTCTGGGGGTGATCGATCGCCTCGGCACAGAAGAGGATGCCCGCCGCTGGGCCGCTGAATTGGCAGGTCTGGACCCCGAAAAGACGCCTGTCTTCACGATCGAAGACCGCAAGCCTCCCCTCAGCCGGTTGGTCTTCAACCGTAGTCGTACCCTGGCAGGGATGGAAGCGGGAATGCAATGGTTGGAGTTTGAACTGGCATCCAGTGGACTACCCCTGTGGTTGTACCGTCCCTAA